Proteins encoded by one window of Cuniculiplasma divulgatum:
- a CDS encoding alpha-ketoacid dehydrogenase subunit beta: protein MSSKTMNLVQSINSTLDYMMTRDTSIILLGEDIGVDGGVFRVTEGLQKKYGAERVIDMPLVELGIVGMAIGMSLTGLRAVPEIQFQDFIYTAFDQIVNQAAKMRYRSGGEYNVPMVLRTPYGGGIKGGLYHSQSGEAYFAHTAGLTVVTPSNPYDAKGLLIKSLRMNDPVIFLEPKKLYRSQKQEVPDEEYEIPIGKASLLHEGNDFTFITYGSMVPTVMNTVSKNNLDADVIDLRTLVPYDGETILNSVKKTGRVIIVHEAPRTLGMGAEISAFIAERAIDYLLGPIMRVTGPDTPFPYRLEDYYLPNEMRILKAVNKMQQYR, encoded by the coding sequence ATGAGTTCCAAAACTATGAACCTTGTCCAGTCCATTAATTCAACACTTGATTATATGATGACAAGAGATACTTCCATAATTCTTCTAGGAGAAGATATTGGTGTTGATGGTGGAGTATTCAGAGTAACAGAAGGACTGCAAAAGAAATATGGTGCAGAAAGGGTTATTGATATGCCTCTCGTTGAACTTGGAATTGTAGGAATGGCCATAGGCATGTCCTTAACTGGATTGAGAGCAGTTCCAGAGATCCAGTTTCAGGATTTCATTTACACCGCTTTTGATCAGATTGTGAATCAGGCTGCAAAAATGAGATACAGGAGTGGTGGTGAATATAATGTTCCCATGGTTCTGAGGACACCATATGGTGGAGGTATAAAAGGTGGTCTTTATCATTCACAGAGTGGAGAGGCATATTTTGCTCACACAGCAGGCCTTACGGTTGTAACTCCATCCAATCCATATGATGCAAAGGGTTTGCTGATAAAAAGTCTGAGGATGAATGATCCGGTTATATTCCTGGAGCCTAAAAAGCTCTATAGAAGCCAGAAACAGGAAGTTCCAGACGAAGAATATGAGATTCCCATAGGAAAAGCATCACTTTTGCATGAAGGGAATGACTTTACATTTATAACCTATGGTTCCATGGTTCCTACAGTGATGAACACAGTAAGCAAAAATAACCTTGATGCAGATGTTATTGATTTAAGGACACTCGTTCCATATGACGGTGAAACAATACTAAATTCAGTCAAGAAAACTGGTAGGGTAATTATAGTTCACGAAGCACCAAGAACCCTTGGTATGGGAGCGGAAATATCGGCATTTATAGCAGAAAGGGCAATTGATTATCTGCTGGGTCCGATAATGAGGGTAACTGGTCCTGACACACCTTTCCCATACAGATTAGAGGATTATTATTTGCCAAATGAGATGAGGATACTCAAAGCTGTAAATAAAATGCAGCAGTACAGGTGA
- a CDS encoding thiamine pyrophosphate-dependent dehydrogenase E1 component subunit alpha — MDEKEKIINAYKAMVLSRTLDKKIVMSQRQGRVGFYTPTMGQEATQVGLSMALEDQDILFEYYRDVPLMLHRGVDPGTIIDQIMGNSSDKEKGRQMPSHYTARDHNFMSVQSPVATNLPLAVGAAYSIRYFKRDGIVLATFGDGSTSTPDFHAALNIAADFDLPVVFLCENNKWAISLPVEKQTRAEIWKKADAYGMRGVKVDGNDLLEMYKVSKEEIDRVRVDGKPVLIEAVSYRMGPHSTSDDPSKYRADDVKEGSDKDPIVIAERKLKMLNYIDDQTIEKIKTDAKERIDRIFDEREKIAPPAPDTMFQDVYENSNWIIDEERGEIL, encoded by the coding sequence ATGGATGAAAAAGAAAAAATAATAAACGCATACAAGGCTATGGTACTATCCAGAACCCTTGACAAGAAAATTGTAATGTCACAGAGACAGGGGAGAGTTGGTTTTTATACGCCAACCATGGGACAGGAAGCAACTCAGGTTGGATTGTCCATGGCCCTTGAAGATCAGGATATCCTGTTTGAATATTACAGGGATGTGCCCCTTATGCTTCATAGAGGCGTAGATCCTGGAACAATTATTGACCAGATTATGGGAAATTCTTCTGACAAGGAGAAAGGTAGGCAAATGCCTTCCCATTACACGGCAAGGGATCATAACTTCATGTCTGTACAGAGTCCAGTAGCCACCAATCTACCATTAGCAGTAGGAGCAGCTTATTCCATAAGGTACTTTAAAAGAGATGGTATTGTTCTGGCGACATTCGGTGATGGTTCAACTTCCACACCAGATTTTCACGCAGCACTCAATATAGCTGCAGATTTTGACCTTCCCGTAGTTTTCCTATGTGAAAACAATAAGTGGGCAATCTCTCTTCCAGTTGAGAAGCAGACAAGAGCAGAAATATGGAAGAAAGCAGATGCCTACGGAATGAGAGGCGTTAAGGTAGATGGAAACGATCTTCTAGAGATGTATAAGGTCTCAAAGGAAGAGATAGACAGGGTTAGGGTTGATGGAAAACCAGTTCTTATAGAGGCAGTAAGTTACAGAATGGGGCCACATTCAACCTCAGATGATCCTTCCAAATACAGGGCTGATGATGTAAAAGAAGGCTCGGACAAAGATCCCATAGTCATAGCAGAGAGGAAGCTAAAGATGCTTAATTATATAGATGACCAGACCATAGAAAAAATAAAGACAGACGCAAAAGAACGTATAGATAGAATATTTGATGAGAGAGAGAAGATAGCTCCTCCCGCCCCAGACACAATGTTCCAGGATGTTTATGAGAACTCTAACTGGATTATTGATGAGGAAAGAGGTGAGATACTATGA
- the lipA gene encoding lipoyl synthase, producing the protein MRRKNITLMERPDYVKVKLPTGDTFRNLNNLIRGNSLHTVCEEARCPNVSECWESGTATFMILGKNCSRGCRFCSVTHGNMEQLDPDEPNKVRDSVKSMGLKYAVITSVDRDDLPDQGSAHYAKTIMEVKSLGIKVEALIPDFRGERKLIRTVIDAQPDVLAHNIETVRRLTPVIRDARAGYDQSLSVLSYIKEENPYMITKSSIMLGHGETDDEVEQAMEDLRRNGVDILTIGQYLRPSKKQIEVKEYCSSERYKRLEVMGYKHGFRFVASGPLVRTSYRAFEAWAAQNIKLN; encoded by the coding sequence ATAAGACGAAAAAATATAACCCTGATGGAAAGGCCCGATTACGTTAAAGTAAAACTCCCCACTGGAGATACATTTCGTAACCTTAACAATCTTATCAGAGGCAACTCTCTTCATACTGTTTGTGAAGAAGCTAGATGCCCAAATGTTTCAGAATGCTGGGAGTCGGGCACAGCAACTTTCATGATTTTAGGGAAGAACTGCTCAAGAGGATGCCGATTCTGTTCTGTCACACACGGAAATATGGAGCAACTTGATCCTGATGAACCCAATAAGGTTAGGGATTCAGTTAAAAGTATGGGTCTTAAATATGCAGTCATAACCTCTGTTGATAGGGATGATCTACCAGATCAGGGCTCCGCCCATTATGCTAAAACAATAATGGAGGTAAAGAGCCTTGGAATCAAGGTTGAGGCACTTATACCAGATTTCCGAGGAGAGAGGAAGTTAATAAGAACAGTTATTGATGCTCAACCAGACGTTCTGGCCCATAACATTGAAACTGTAAGGAGACTTACACCAGTTATAAGGGATGCAAGGGCAGGATATGATCAGTCGCTCTCTGTTCTCTCGTATATAAAAGAGGAAAACCCCTATATGATTACAAAGTCTTCTATTATGCTAGGCCATGGAGAAACTGATGATGAAGTCGAGCAGGCAATGGAGGATCTTAGACGAAATGGAGTGGATATACTGACCATTGGCCAGTATCTAAGACCATCAAAAAAGCAAATTGAAGTGAAGGAATACTGTTCCTCTGAGAGATACAAAAGACTCGAGGTTATGGGATACAAACATGGTTTCAGATTTGTAGCTTCTGGACCACTGGTAAGGACTTCATACAGGGCATTCGAGGCATGGGCCGCTCAAAATATCAAGCTTAATTAA
- a CDS encoding prolyl oligopeptidase family serine peptidase, with translation MTELNFEVMDEEVKDYARKQTYIFKQKFNAIFEKIRPDIKPYVYQKKVKSVELTGTAQCFVTVENGKNNLIVNGKEIYSTSGIIVWIKPEKEGDRIALFETSGSDEGILRVFSKDKQIYTEKGFVHDIIYFYDRFYLIREKRDENISSTSGSSNGIYLEDKYLFGKNIASGMGLSGEAYGDKIIIHAGNNISTELYIGEIGNPTTWKLFKKYKSQVKILDYENEILYTLRFEGNGILTVGEKEYPLDEPAEDAVRVKEGFLAVHMRDAKSIPVLYSSDCKKIKEFPFATYKGLIAMASDKKRANLVMGDFGTTFNIYSYSEGQIEQIEKNEVSKFNASEDWVNVNGKNVHYFFLQANRETRNTLVYGYGGFNISLLPSYNNLFAYLLNNGVNVVICNLPGGGEYGEEWHKLGMRENKINVYESFQAVIKKLKKEGKRVICYGVSNGGLLSSYTLTQIPEYIEGAVIGNPVIDLMRFHRLLAGQYWVSEYGNPDDENDAIFLKKYSSYEQLKPGKYPPSLTYSRMSDDRVHPAHALKFYDKLISYGNEAYLMIGEGGHLGSGLEDTVDETAFIASFIEYVFSKDSNM, from the coding sequence ATGACTGAACTGAATTTTGAAGTAATGGATGAGGAGGTAAAGGATTATGCCAGAAAACAAACGTATATTTTCAAACAAAAGTTCAATGCCATATTTGAAAAAATAAGACCTGATATTAAGCCCTATGTTTATCAGAAAAAAGTTAAATCTGTCGAACTTACAGGAACTGCTCAGTGCTTCGTAACCGTTGAAAATGGTAAAAACAACCTTATTGTAAATGGAAAAGAGATATATTCGACCTCAGGTATTATTGTATGGATAAAACCTGAAAAGGAAGGTGATAGAATTGCACTCTTTGAAACCTCAGGTTCCGATGAGGGAATTCTCAGAGTCTTTTCGAAGGATAAACAGATATATACTGAGAAGGGGTTTGTTCACGATATAATATATTTTTATGACAGATTTTATCTCATTAGGGAAAAGAGGGATGAAAATATTTCAAGTACTTCAGGTTCATCCAATGGGATCTATCTTGAAGATAAATACCTATTTGGGAAGAATATTGCTTCGGGGATGGGACTTAGTGGAGAGGCCTATGGTGATAAGATTATAATTCACGCTGGAAATAATATATCTACTGAACTCTATATTGGCGAAATAGGCAATCCTACCACATGGAAATTATTTAAGAAATACAAAAGTCAGGTGAAAATTCTGGATTATGAGAATGAAATTTTATATACTCTGAGATTTGAAGGTAATGGAATCCTTACTGTTGGGGAAAAGGAATATCCACTGGATGAGCCTGCTGAGGATGCTGTAAGAGTGAAAGAAGGTTTTCTTGCGGTTCACATGAGAGATGCGAAATCGATACCGGTTCTTTACAGTTCTGATTGCAAAAAAATAAAAGAGTTTCCTTTTGCCACATACAAGGGATTGATTGCCATGGCTTCTGATAAAAAAAGGGCAAATCTTGTGATGGGAGACTTTGGTACAACATTTAATATCTATTCCTACAGTGAAGGGCAAATAGAACAGATTGAAAAAAATGAAGTATCAAAATTTAATGCCTCTGAAGACTGGGTCAATGTTAATGGGAAGAATGTTCATTATTTCTTCCTTCAGGCGAATAGGGAAACTAGAAACACTCTTGTTTATGGTTATGGGGGATTCAATATCTCATTACTGCCATCATATAACAATCTATTCGCCTATTTGCTTAACAATGGTGTAAATGTGGTAATATGCAACCTGCCTGGAGGTGGAGAGTATGGAGAGGAATGGCACAAATTGGGTATGAGAGAAAATAAGATAAATGTATATGAATCCTTTCAGGCAGTAATAAAGAAATTAAAAAAGGAAGGAAAACGTGTAATCTGCTATGGAGTTAGCAATGGTGGATTACTCTCATCATATACCCTCACACAGATTCCTGAATATATTGAGGGGGCAGTTATTGGAAATCCCGTAATAGATTTGATGAGGTTTCACAGGTTACTGGCAGGACAGTACTGGGTCAGTGAATATGGAAACCCTGACGATGAAAATGATGCCATATTTCTGAAAAAATACTCATCTTATGAACAGCTAAAACCTGGAAAGTATCCCCCATCGTTGACTTATTCAAGAATGTCAGATGATCGGGTACATCCTGCACATGCCCTAAAATTCTATGATAAACTTATTTCATATGGCAATGAAGCGTATCTTATGATTGGAGAGGGAGGTCATCTGGGTTCTGGTTTGGAGGATACTGTTGATGAAACTGCTTTTATAGCAAGCTTTATCGAGTATGTATTCTCTAAAGATTCGAATATGTAG
- a CDS encoding DUF5680 domain-containing protein — translation MEYANYVSFLVEAKTQGYSSGVTYLPGPITGTKEFTYEKGRMKYMDIYSGSLYFLGQELIMEGNAPQWGMVYSGGIMDDNYGTKEVYDFLRDALKRVPQDLPLRGKEFFSNSKFVYKNLTEGDLGHFLGYETIEHEENLIYELHYSGGFIE, via the coding sequence ATGGAATATGCCAATTATGTCTCATTTCTGGTCGAGGCTAAAACACAGGGCTACTCATCAGGAGTTACATATCTGCCTGGACCTATTACTGGCACAAAGGAGTTCACATATGAAAAAGGGAGAATGAAATATATGGATATATATTCTGGTTCACTTTATTTTCTTGGTCAGGAGCTTATCATGGAAGGTAACGCTCCCCAGTGGGGAATGGTATACTCAGGTGGCATTATGGACGATAACTACGGAACAAAAGAGGTTTACGACTTCCTGAGAGATGCGCTTAAAAGAGTTCCTCAGGACCTTCCATTAAGAGGCAAGGAATTCTTTTCAAACAGCAAGTTTGTATACAAGAACCTCACTGAAGGTGACCTTGGGCATTTCCTTGGTTATGAAACTATTGAGCACGAAGAAAATCTGATATATGAATTACATTATTCTGGAGGCTTTATTGAATAG
- a CDS encoding hemerythrin domain-containing protein, whose product MDVVEVLMTEHTTIRNISGNLMIDSDSSDFQLFFEYLKKCHIEIEEKVFVPVMKQVYNGENADLIKNIDRIMADHKLLETLATNIIKWKNEENSEILKNRVPMFFRLLQDHNNSEEDSLFTYWKNIESDVKKNTVTEVGNIIESFGLTAYSRVTGISRDFFSYVFR is encoded by the coding sequence ATGGATGTTGTGGAAGTTCTTATGACCGAGCACACTACCATAAGAAACATTAGCGGCAACTTAATGATTGATTCAGATTCGAGTGATTTTCAACTGTTCTTTGAATATCTGAAGAAATGCCACATTGAGATAGAAGAAAAAGTTTTTGTTCCCGTAATGAAGCAGGTATACAATGGAGAGAATGCTGATCTAATAAAAAATATCGACAGAATAATGGCAGATCACAAATTACTGGAAACTCTTGCAACCAATATAATAAAATGGAAAAATGAAGAGAATTCTGAAATTCTGAAAAACAGAGTTCCAATGTTTTTCAGGCTGTTGCAGGATCATAACAACAGCGAAGAAGACTCTTTATTCACTTACTGGAAGAACATAGAAAGTGATGTTAAGAAGAATACTGTAACAGAAGTTGGAAACATTATTGAAAGTTTTGGACTGACCGCATATTCCAGAGTAACTGGAATCTCTAGGGATTTTTTTTCATATGTCTTTAGATGA
- a CDS encoding alcohol dehydrogenase catalytic domain-containing protein — protein sequence MKAYFIDKFGIENIEMRDVKEPSTAKGFVKVNPVMAGINPLDYNVIAGKVLYGINPMPHIPGSEILAIVSEDSGKFRKGDRVVVYNRIYDGTCEYCISGREYLCPNGGIYGVVSNGGFAETLLIKEENLYRVPDTISDEVAVSFPIAAMTPYHALKEAGARAGQTLMVYGASGNTGIFAIQLANMMGLNVFAVSSKAYLDEYGARETFPAEKIPEDFKADIVINPLGGEFFSKSLTHVQRRGKLITFGVLNGRDTTIDIGRIYTNEISIIGSTGGSRQDMRELIDLASGRKLNVKMDKIFQFDQLKDALVYFGKPRDGRVLIRF from the coding sequence ATGAAGGCATATTTCATAGATAAATTTGGAATTGAGAATATTGAGATGAGGGATGTTAAAGAACCATCTACTGCAAAAGGTTTCGTCAAGGTAAATCCTGTAATGGCAGGGATTAACCCGCTGGATTATAATGTTATAGCCGGTAAGGTTTTGTATGGTATCAATCCCATGCCACATATTCCAGGATCGGAAATTCTGGCAATAGTATCCGAGGACAGCGGTAAATTCAGGAAAGGTGATCGCGTAGTTGTATACAACAGGATATATGACGGAACATGTGAATACTGTATTTCTGGAAGAGAATATCTATGCCCTAATGGAGGAATATACGGAGTGGTAAGTAATGGTGGATTTGCAGAAACACTGTTGATTAAGGAGGAAAATCTATACAGGGTACCAGACACGATTTCAGATGAGGTTGCTGTTTCCTTTCCAATAGCAGCAATGACACCATATCACGCACTTAAGGAGGCTGGTGCCAGAGCAGGTCAAACATTGATGGTCTACGGAGCTTCAGGAAACACAGGAATTTTTGCCATACAACTGGCAAATATGATGGGACTGAATGTTTTCGCTGTATCCTCAAAGGCCTATCTCGATGAATACGGAGCCAGAGAAACTTTTCCAGCTGAAAAAATTCCCGAGGACTTTAAGGCGGATATAGTGATCAACCCACTGGGTGGTGAGTTTTTCTCCAAATCCCTTACCCACGTTCAGAGGAGGGGAAAACTCATAACATTTGGTGTATTGAATGGCCGAGATACTACCATTGACATAGGTAGAATATATACAAACGAAATAAGTATTATAGGATCAACCGGTGGAAGCAGGCAAGACATGAGAGAACTAATTGATCTTGCGTCAGGAAGAAAGCTGAATGTAAAAATGGACAAAATTTTCCAGTTCGATCAGTTAAAGGATGCTCTGGTTTATTTCGGAAAACCGAGGGACGGGAGGGTACTGATCAGATTTTAG
- the rpe gene encoding ribulose-phosphate 3-epimerase: MKVSPSVISCKLEFLRDQIEMSVNSGADQFHLDIMDGHFVPNLTMGGDLISAIRRCTDLPLEAHMMVTNPDKYWKVFSDAGADILMFHYESPVNLKKCFRDVKEEGKRYGIVINPDTPFSAVKDLVDDAEILLIMSVYPGFSGQSFIDGITQKISEAREYIDQHSLETQIEIDGGINNRTGQIAVDSGADILVSASYIYGGDIGKNISYLKNLVRTKI; encoded by the coding sequence ATGAAAGTTTCCCCTTCAGTTATATCTTGTAAACTTGAGTTTCTCAGGGATCAGATTGAAATGAGTGTAAATTCAGGTGCAGATCAGTTTCATCTGGATATAATGGATGGCCATTTCGTTCCCAATCTCACCATGGGAGGAGATTTAATATCTGCCATCAGGAGATGCACTGATCTTCCCCTCGAAGCACATATGATGGTTACAAACCCAGATAAATACTGGAAAGTTTTCTCTGATGCTGGTGCTGATATACTTATGTTTCATTATGAGTCTCCAGTGAACCTCAAAAAGTGTTTTAGAGACGTAAAGGAAGAGGGGAAGCGCTACGGAATAGTGATTAATCCAGATACACCCTTCTCAGCAGTAAAGGATCTTGTGGATGATGCTGAAATACTCCTTATCATGAGTGTTTATCCGGGATTTTCTGGACAAAGCTTTATAGATGGTATCACCCAAAAGATCAGTGAGGCAAGAGAATACATAGACCAGCATTCCCTTGAAACCCAGATTGAAATAGATGGTGGCATTAACAATAGAACCGGACAGATTGCGGTTGATTCTGGTGCCGATATCCTTGTTTCTGCATCATATATTTACGGAGGAGATATTGGAAAAAATATTTCCTATCTTAAAAATCTTGTTAGGACTAAAATCTGA
- a CDS encoding ABC1 kinase family protein, with protein sequence MEEDRDILKGIFRREVRVFFLLYPAFRRFQKDRKSAKSESGKDWDYRRERNGKKAVQLFIELGPAFIKLGQILSARPDLLPKEYISSFEKLQDSVPPSPFEEVRPSLEENLGKLDEVFDNFDREAISGASLGQVYRATYKGKDVAVKVNRPDAEFIVKRDIVLLDRILRFARGRIENFLYLSINNVLRDFRKRIIEEMNYEKEASNSKRIARNISGREKIIVPRVYDELSSKQVLVMDYISGTKITDVRKLKEKNIDIQKLAYDLDISFIRMLLRDDIFHADPHPGNISVTDSGEIILYDFGMVGDLDDNTRYYLLSLYDGLTRGDIDQIVDSLIGVKALSPAANRGVIKKSVELGMAGMSGKRAEDSEIRELLEIANDVVFEFPFRLPTSLVLYMRMSSLLEGICLSLDPEFKFVKVLRKLFMEEGLLKELYEKQISMFMEDSIRSIEAGVAILPLLRRKLESEEEKPVIKKRQSVPMAIFGGFLILSGIYEYEKIPNIGYLLFGLGFLFSLYSVLRRE encoded by the coding sequence ATGGAAGAAGACAGGGATATTCTGAAAGGAATATTTAGAAGGGAAGTAAGGGTATTCTTTCTTCTTTATCCTGCGTTCAGAAGATTTCAGAAAGATAGAAAGAGCGCCAAGAGTGAAAGTGGAAAGGACTGGGACTACAGAAGGGAAAGAAACGGTAAGAAAGCAGTTCAACTTTTCATAGAACTTGGTCCTGCTTTTATAAAGCTAGGTCAGATACTTTCTGCAAGACCTGATCTGCTTCCAAAGGAATATATATCATCATTTGAAAAACTGCAGGACAGTGTTCCACCTTCACCATTCGAAGAGGTTAGACCCAGTCTGGAAGAGAATCTCGGAAAACTTGATGAGGTATTTGATAATTTTGATCGTGAGGCAATTTCTGGGGCATCACTTGGCCAGGTGTACAGAGCAACTTATAAAGGCAAAGATGTGGCTGTAAAGGTTAACAGGCCAGATGCTGAGTTTATAGTAAAAAGAGATATAGTATTACTGGACAGGATACTTAGATTCGCCAGGGGAAGGATAGAGAACTTCCTGTATTTAAGTATAAATAATGTCCTCAGAGATTTCCGTAAGAGAATAATAGAGGAGATGAACTACGAGAAGGAGGCCTCTAATTCAAAGAGAATTGCAAGGAATATATCTGGAAGAGAGAAAATAATCGTACCACGTGTTTACGATGAGCTTTCATCAAAACAGGTACTCGTAATGGATTATATCTCTGGAACGAAGATAACAGATGTGAGAAAGCTCAAGGAAAAGAATATTGATATTCAGAAACTTGCCTATGATCTCGATATATCCTTCATAAGGATGTTGCTCAGGGATGATATTTTTCATGCAGATCCTCATCCAGGAAATATATCCGTAACAGATTCTGGAGAAATCATTCTTTATGATTTTGGAATGGTAGGTGACCTTGATGATAATACAAGATATTACCTTCTTTCTCTTTATGATGGTTTAACCAGAGGAGACATAGATCAGATCGTAGATTCGCTTATAGGCGTTAAGGCTCTTTCTCCGGCCGCGAATAGAGGCGTCATAAAGAAAAGCGTTGAGCTTGGAATGGCCGGAATGTCAGGTAAGAGGGCTGAGGATAGTGAAATAAGGGAATTACTGGAGATTGCCAATGATGTTGTATTTGAATTTCCGTTCAGGCTTCCAACTTCCCTGGTTTTATACATGAGAATGAGTTCACTACTTGAGGGAATTTGTCTCTCATTAGATCCAGAATTCAAGTTTGTAAAAGTCCTGAGAAAGCTGTTCATGGAAGAAGGATTACTCAAAGAACTTTATGAGAAACAGATAAGTATGTTTATGGAAGATTCTATTCGTTCCATAGAAGCTGGAGTGGCTATATTACCACTTCTCAGGAGAAAACTCGAAAGCGAAGAAGAGAAACCGGTAATAAAAAAGAGACAGAGCGTTCCCATGGCAATCTTTGGTGGTTTTCTAATATTATCTGGAATTTATGAATATGAAAAAATTCCAAATATAGGTTATTTATTATTTGGACTTGGTTTTCTGTTCAGCCTCTACTCGGTATTAAGAAGAGAATAA
- a CDS encoding glycosyltransferase yields MQGTLQEIQKGDKEGEGSEESRLGLDSLLPTVIITTYNEEEHIGTLLEALSGQTVKCNVVIVDSESSDLTVKVASDFGFEKIKIVVKKCRRGEGRNIGVNLTESSKILFTDADAVPESNWVECMSEQLNNYDLVSGETRQEGPLRYSRFGRVELFYGNFEITAPSMNLAVRRDIFLKSGGFDPRFVTAEDIDLNLRVITKGARATRCSNCKVKHNTRERFIPFMKQAFWNGYGRGQLRYKNKEVWNKLEKGKIRKREIGLIWIMRNASAVTGYILFFIKGRKELNSHHP; encoded by the coding sequence ATGCAGGGAACATTACAAGAAATACAAAAAGGAGACAAAGAAGGAGAGGGAAGCGAGGAGAGCAGACTGGGTCTAGATTCACTTCTACCTACAGTTATAATAACAACCTACAACGAAGAGGAACATATAGGTACTCTGCTGGAAGCTTTAAGTGGTCAGACAGTTAAATGCAACGTTGTAATTGTTGACTCAGAAAGTTCGGATTTGACTGTTAAGGTTGCCAGTGATTTTGGTTTCGAAAAAATTAAGATAGTTGTTAAAAAGTGTAGGAGAGGAGAGGGTAGGAATATAGGTGTTAACCTGACTGAATCCAGCAAGATATTATTCACCGATGCTGATGCAGTCCCTGAAAGTAACTGGGTAGAGTGCATGTCAGAGCAGTTAAATAATTACGATCTTGTGTCGGGAGAAACACGTCAGGAAGGTCCATTGAGATATTCAAGGTTTGGAAGAGTTGAATTATTTTACGGGAATTTTGAGATAACCGCTCCTTCAATGAACCTCGCTGTGAGAAGAGATATCTTTTTGAAATCTGGAGGTTTCGACCCAAGATTCGTGACAGCTGAGGATATAGATCTTAACCTGAGAGTAATAACAAAAGGAGCAAGAGCAACAAGGTGTAGTAACTGTAAAGTGAAACATAACACCAGAGAGAGATTCATTCCTTTCATGAAACAGGCCTTCTGGAATGGTTATGGAAGGGGACAGCTTAGGTATAAAAATAAGGAAGTGTGGAATAAGTTAGAAAAGGGAAAAATAAGAAAGAGAGAAATTGGTCTTATCTGGATAATGAGGAATGCAAGTGCAGTAACAGGTTACATATTATTTTTTATCAAGGGAAGGAAAGAACTTAATTCTCATCATCCTTGA
- a CDS encoding TatD family hydrolase, producing MDGYLIFDNHFHLNYENNFLEGARRFKKAGGNAINLTNLPDYSLPSENYYKTIYERTISMANAVRRETGLTVLVTLGPYPLDYNHFSEMNLDSENIVRNGIDLAAKLIEEGVTNAMGEIGRPHFPVSDLIIDKSNNLLEYAFSRCGELECPAILHTEDLDNARIEEMEDFARRNGLNPTKIIKHHALPSNLLKDSKMNFSIPANRKFVRESISTKKKFLLETDYINDPKDDNRFLPPDSVPLRANMIRQNYPDSWEQTFKNTFRDLPLEIFGSEPFKCLLQ from the coding sequence ATGGATGGTTATCTAATTTTTGACAATCATTTTCACCTCAATTATGAAAATAACTTTCTTGAAGGAGCTAGAAGATTCAAGAAGGCTGGAGGTAATGCAATCAATCTTACCAATCTTCCAGACTACTCTCTCCCATCTGAGAATTATTATAAAACAATCTATGAAAGAACAATCAGCATGGCTAATGCTGTAAGAAGAGAAACAGGTTTGACAGTACTGGTCACTCTTGGACCGTATCCTCTAGATTACAATCATTTTTCTGAGATGAATCTGGATTCAGAGAATATTGTTAGAAATGGTATAGATCTTGCGGCAAAACTTATTGAGGAGGGAGTCACCAATGCCATGGGAGAAATAGGTAGGCCTCATTTTCCAGTCTCAGATTTGATTATAGATAAATCGAATAATCTTCTGGAATATGCATTTTCCAGATGCGGAGAACTGGAATGCCCTGCAATACTGCATACGGAAGATCTGGATAATGCAAGAATAGAGGAAATGGAAGATTTTGCAAGGAGGAATGGTCTTAATCCAACGAAGATTATAAAACATCATGCTCTACCATCAAATCTTTTGAAAGATTCAAAAATGAATTTTTCAATTCCAGCTAACAGAAAGTTTGTGAGGGAATCGATTTCTACCAAAAAGAAATTTCTTCTGGAGACCGATTATATAAATGATCCAAAAGATGACAATAGATTTCTTCCACCGGATTCTGTTCCGCTTCGAGCAAATATGATAAGGCAGAACTATCCTGATTCATGGGAACAAACATTTAAAAATACCTTCAGAGACCTCCCTTTAGAAATATTTGGAAGTGAACCCTTCAAATGCCTTCTACAATAA